Proteins encoded within one genomic window of Christensenellaceae bacterium:
- a CDS encoding stage III sporulation protein AF, with product MGAISIWLLSIVGVILITVMVEIIIPEGQMNKYIKGVLSIITVFVVVLPLPYLSVDKLDFGRFFNSSVDVDDRFIENLNRQKILEYENIIERTLAQNGFNGASVEVLGDLTKPNMKIDTVNVNLALLVLSDPQLNINRNEKIEAIILAVVDIKKENINLYG from the coding sequence TGAGCATTGTCGGGGTGATTTTAATTACTGTTATGGTTGAAATTATTATCCCTGAGGGGCAAATGAATAAATATATCAAGGGCGTGCTTAGCATCATTACTGTTTTTGTTGTGGTTCTGCCGCTACCTTACTTGTCGGTTGACAAGCTGGACTTCGGTAGATTTTTCAACAGTTCGGTGGATGTTGACGACAGGTTTATTGAAAATCTGAATCGTCAGAAAATATTGGAGTATGAAAATATAATTGAGCGCACGCTTGCGCAAAATGGGTTTAATGGTGCGTCGGTTGAGGTTTTAGGAGACTTGACCAAGCCCAACATGAAGATAGATACGGTGAATGTCAATCTGGCTTTGCTTGTTCTGTCTGACCCGCAGCTGAATATAAATAGAAATGAAAAGATAGAGGCGATAATTCTTGCTGTGGTAGATATAAAAAAGGAGAATATAAATCTGTATGGATAG